DNA from Musa acuminata AAA Group cultivar baxijiao chromosome BXJ1-5, Cavendish_Baxijiao_AAA, whole genome shotgun sequence:
TTCTGTTTTTAGTGAATAGAACATATCATAATTTAGTGTGTCATTGTTTCACTTGGTGTGTAATTTTATTGAATTTTATATGTTTTCACTTGTGGTTTCAGTCGGGTTATACGCTACACGATCGTGTGATTCGCCCAGCCGAAGTTGGCGTAACTCAATCTCTTACTAATGAGCCAGCCGAGGGTTCCAATGGGCAAGCCTAGTAGTAGTCATGCCATGGTATTCTTCGCTCGCGGTTTCGGGTTGAAGTTGGGTGTAACTTGAGCTTTGAATAATGAGAAAGGGACTTTAAATGTCGCAAGTGAGTTTAGGAGTCTGTGATTTGAATGTTGTTGTACAATCCTCTGACCCATAGGTTTAATTTGATTACACACACCGGAATCAGTAAGCAGAAAGGGAGTTGGTGTGTTGATCGGATTTTGTTTTGGGAATTagatcaaactaaattcaagaagAAATTTATAGTGCATTTTCTTTTCTCCGGAACAATATATTTTAGACTGCACTAAGTTATCACATGGAAAAGTTATTAATGTTTGAGTTGCATTAATGTTTTCCTAATAAGGATCATTTCTTTAATGTTTTACGTGCATCACTTCTTTCAGTTGCATTAATTGAAATTATAACTATGCATGCGAATTTAACTAACGGTTTGCAGTTTCTGCATGATTTTATCGTTGAAGTAAACATTCAAAAGATGTAGTAGTCAACGTTTACCTCTGTGCATTTTATCTCCGTCTGTTTCATTTCAGAGGATAAATCTCCCAACTGCAAATTTAAAAGCGAATTATTATTAGGCTACGACTTGACAATATGCGATGAGCATGCCACACAATATTTATTAGCAATAAACAAGAACTCAAAAGGTTAACAACACAGATCATtccatttattttaatcaaaggtCACACACTATGCAATAGTAATAGCATAGGTTTCTAAACCATCCATCATCATACCGTATATATTAGGACATGTAAAGTCATGCTTCCATGAACCTTTGCTTAGCACCACAAATAGTAGATAGAGAATGGGCATACCAGCAACTGAACAATTCAAAGAATCCGTGACGACCATTGGCTTTGTTTATAATTGAATCTTCCCGGCCAAGTACCACGAGTGCATGGCAAGGCTGCCGAATGCCATGATGTTGGCCAGTGAAGACAAGCCATGAATCATTCCAAATTTCTTGTTCATAGCTGCGAGTTGGGGATTCGTTTTTGCCACTTCCATGTTTTTCGACCATCCAATTTCTTCACCAATGCTTAGATCTCTCTCAACTTTGTGCCGCTTTTTCATCGTCTgctcaagaaagaaaagaaatgtagATCACTTAATATAAATCATGAAGACAATAATTTCCCCTTATTAGTCATATGTGCCGCTTTTTCATCGTCTgctcaagaaagaaaagaaatgtagATCACTTAATATAAGCCATGAAGACAATAATTTCTCCTTATTAGTCATATGTGCCGCTTTTTCATCATCTGctcaagaaagaaaagaattGTACATCACTTAATATAAACCATGAAGACAATAATTTCCCCTTATTAGTCATATGTGTCGCTTTTTCATCATATgctcaagaaagaaaagaaatgtacGTCACTTAATATAAACCATGAAGACAATAATTTCCCCTTATTAGTCATATGTGCCGCTTTTTCATCATCTgctcaagaaagaaaagaaatgtacGTCACTTAATATAAACCATGAAGACAATAATTTTCCCTTATTAGTCATATGTGCCGCTTTTTCATCATCTgctcaagaaagaaaagaaatgtacatcatttaatataaaccatgaagataataatttttcCTTATTAGTCATATGAGATTTCACAACCCTAACATCATGTGATCTTTAAATTCATCAAGCACTACCAATCTCTCAACAATCTTGACCATAAACCCTAATCCCAACTTGTTGGCACCAGACTTTGGTGTTTGTGGACAATGACACGATGATAAGGCACATTCTATCAAAAGACAAAAAGTCTAAAATCTATACAtaacaataaaatttattatttgcaATTCATCTCCCGAAGAAGAGATATCTAAACCAAATATTGGGACAAATTAACTGCAGTAATGCTGTACTAGTCATTTGACATAATTAGCTGCAGAGTTTTTGCATAAACTACACTTTGGGGAGATCCAAGTGTACGGCTTTCAGTGCAGAAGTCACATACGTATACAAGTGGCTATTATGTTCTCAGCATAGTTTAGCGATGACAGAGAACATCACATCACGTGCCCCTCTAAATTGTAAATAAGACATAGtttaggaatttttttttatttcacctAAAGCAACTTTGAGTGTAAGGATATTCACAACTATATTTTGTGATAATTCACCAAACAAATACAACTCCCTCTGTTTGCTTTAGTAGTAGTGGTGAAAATAAGAGCTAAGGATTTGTCTCTCCTAGCTAGATCTTTTTAACCAATAATAACATTCAAGGTGATTTGACCATGTAAAATATCAGACTTATTTAAGAAACTTAATGCTTGTCGTTTCTCACAGTATGGAACAGTAAACAACAAGCTATACAAGCATAGGTATGAGCATGAACCCTTTTTCTTCTAACCCAAACATGCTTTGACAATGCAATTACTGTTTTCAATCAGCCTCTTATGTCATTGCTAGCTTTCTCCTTGCTTAACTAAATCAATTCTAAACAAATACCCATCTGGACCCATACCACCAATGCTTTTCAATCACAAGAAACAATCTCAAATGGGTACATTTCACAATCTCATCAGGAGAGTCGAATCATGACATCAATATTTCATCATGTAACTGTAAAAGCACAAGCATAAATCAGTGGAAGAAAAAAGAAGTTCAGTAAACAGGCAATGAGATAAAGAACAATCACACACCTGTAAGTTCTCTCACTTTTTTTGAGGTTAGCTCACCATTGAATTCTAACAATCAGCAATGTAACCAACCAAACAGAATAACTATCAATTATTTCATACTTTTTAGTAAAGAATATAAGAATAATGTTCATCTAATTCTGCAAGCAAAAAAGAAATGGCATATCCTAAACAGCAGGCCCAAAATCCCAAACCAGCTTGGCAATGGGGAGAAACAAATGGCTTCAGGTAAGAAAAAGTGTCAAGACATTGCGGACTAAATGACTGAATTACCTCAATGGTCATCGGAGTGAAGACGATCAGGTTGGAGAGGTCGAAACCGAGCGCAGAAAGGAGGAACCCGAGCTGATACTTGTCGATGGATGAAGCCGACCTCCACGGATGGAGATAGGCGAACGCCGCTACCGAAACCGCCGCGCAAACAGACACCACCGTGAAGTACGCTGGAAACATCTTGCTCTGAAGATTTCCGAACTGATGCCTCGGCAGATTTCTGCAAGACCAGACCGATTCCTACGCTTATTCCACAAAATCCAGTTCAATTTCCAAACCAGAAGTAATAGCAATCAAACTCTTAGCGAATTACTTGAACATGATGATGCCACCGATGAAGGTGACCCATAGTGCGGCGCCCCAGGCGGTGGCGAAGGCGAGGAGGTGGCAGAGCTTGACGGCGGTGATGGCGCCCGCGGGGGATTCCCGCCCCGAGCCGAGGACGTCCGGCGCGAAGACGACGCCGACCGCGAGGAACGCCACCGCCGTAAGGAAGCGGGTCGACCACGACATTGGACCGCTCGGGGaggaagcgagagagagagaaatctaGGGTTAGGGTTCTAGCGGACGGGACGGTCGGTCCTTGAGACGAGGAGGACGGCAGACGTTGCTTATCAAGCAGCCAGCCGTAACGAATGGAGAACGGCCCATTCGGTTAGGTGGTAGATGTGATGGCGACCGAAATTACGATTGTGCCACAGAAATTACAAAtgaaaatgattttttatttttacaaaaataAGTGACGAAGTTTGAATTTAATAACCTTTCACCGATTTACTGATATCCTTAAACATTAATTGAATATGATTACGAACTCAGTAAATAAGtcatgtacattattatcataataataataatcattaatGTATAATCATTTTTTCCTACACAAACACTGTTGACGTCATGAATTCTTTTTCGTCGTTGTCGATGTTGTTTTAAACATTAAGAATGATAAAGGAAAACCATATAATTTTAAACCATGTATCAGTTTCTGACTTGCAAGTGTCACAAATCCAGACTTGAATCAGATATTGAAGTTTCGGAGACTTCGTCATCGGTATATAACGGGGAAGGTTATGCAGTGCTGGATTCAGTATCAGTATCTGTCACCTCAGAATTAAATTTTAACTATATTATTGACACTGTGATTTTGGGCTTTGCGGAATACCGACTTCGGACTCCGTAGAGTCTGTATGACTTTACAGTTAAAAAGATTCACACGAGACTTTGCAGAGTATTGACTTTACAGTTAAAGATTCacatgaaagaacaaaaaaaaaaaaaatgctaagaGAGCGCTTACTGTCATTCTGCAGGGGAAAGACATCCATTTTGAAAAACATAGTATaactataagaaaaaaaaattcatggttCACTCAGATAAAATAATCGAGGGAGACGGCATTGGAATCAAGCTGCCAAAGCACATGAAGAGGAGCGACTGCTCCAGCAGTGCTTGAAAGCTACAACAATATTCATAACCTCTCCATCTTCCATCAAGTCACATTTAAAACATTAGGGAACATAAACCAGTTGTTAATTCATGTTTTACTCTACTGGATCAAGAACATCTCTAAAAGTTCAGGTTTGGTGACACAAATATAGCTAGAGAAAGAAAACATGATGTGTTCTCTCCAAGAGATGGTTTTCTAGAGAAATAAAATTGTCTAAAAAACTAAAGCTCATGAAAGTTGTAGCAGACGCTGGCAGCTTTCATCTAAAGCTCATCCTGAAACACAAGGAGAATTTATTAACACAGATAACTATACAGCTGCAACAATAGGTGTTGAATGAAAATTAAGAAAGATCAAAGAAAATCTTACATGAGAAGTCTCCTTGTCTTCCTCGGTGTCTGAATCAGACTTTGAATCTGCATCTTCTGCATCATCAGCATCTTCTTCCTGTCCAGAAAATGAAAAGCAAGTCAAATGATACATTGGAACAGAAGGAACAAAAGATCTAAAAACCCCCATTTAAGTATTATCATTTAGGAGCTTACATCTCCGTCTGATTCGTCATTCTTGGTTTCCTGTCACAAGATAATGAACATAATTTCTTTAGAAAGATATTgtacaaataaaatttaataacTTAATGCGAAAGCTAGCTTAGCAGATAGAAAATGAGTTTCCAGTGAGAAAACAACATGTGAAAGCCAACTTAGACAAGAACATCAGCTAGAAAAGAGTTTCAATTGAGATGAAATGGCTTATGACTTAAGATCAATATAAACTGCTCAATATGCACATATATTGTGgataaaatgggaaaagcatgcatgtgtatatatatatactgatgcCCATATGTGGCATCAGTTTATATTGTGAAAAAGAGCACATAtgagaacacacacacacacatatagctTATTAGGTTATTAATGATTGAAACCAAATTAGTTTGTGGAAAAGAGCAATCAAGAATTAGTTACAGACAAAATTACATCACAAAACAAAATAGGTCCCTGCAGTGACAACTTATAAAAACAACACAACCTGTATAACTAACACAAATaacataagaaaacaaaattaatTGTTTCAGCAATCTATATCAAGAAACTAATAGAAAGGCAATTTTTCTTCAATTAATTATATAAGCTGAGATTCTCATCAGTTTTCCGAAATGCCAGCATACCTCTTCTAACTTCTTTTTCTCAGCCTCATCAAATGCAGCCTTTTCGGCCTGCAAGAGCAAACAAACTGAATTTAGCAGTCACAATCCTACAAGATCTCATCATCTAAAATTTTGAAAGACCTACATCCTTAAGCTTGGCCCATGTTTCTTCAGCAAATTTCTTGGCATACTCAGGGTCATCACAAACCAAAATGTTGTCAAACAGAGACCCAGATTTGACCTGAAATGTTTTCAAAAGCTTTAGTCATAAACTAGGAATATAAAAACTAAACCCAAGTGAGTCAAAGAATAGATCTACCTGCCATAGCTCAATGCCTACATATCTCAAATTGGGGTAAACATAGATGTATGGATCATccttgaaatctgtgggtaaactGAAGTTGTAACTCCAACTGAATGATTAGGTAGAGAATAATCAAGTCCAGATAGTAAAAGATCGTATGCATCGTACCCGGATTGTCGATCATTGGTGCCTTCCACTTCCCTTTGTAATTAGGATTCTTGATTTTCTATACAGAAACAAAAGTAAATACTTATATTTTTTGCTCATCATCTAATGCATATCATGCTTTGAAAAAGTATACTCTAAAGACCTTCTGTTTCCAGGGTCCCTTGTATTCAGGGTTCGGAATGGTTGGAGATGTCCATTCACCATCTTCTTCATCATCCCAATCCTCTGGCTGTAAAAATGCGTATACTATTTATGCACTGGCAAGTAGTGAGAGTACAAGAGCCAAAATTAAAACTTCCTAAAAGCACTAAAAGATGTACCTTTTTAGCATCAGGATCAGGAATCTCCTTGGGAATGTCATCATACCCCTTGATCAATAACGGTAAAGTCAGCTTAACATCAAATCTAACAAAAAGCACAATGGTGGAATATCATGATTGACTTAGCTTGCATGCAACAAAAGCAACATCTTACACTGTCCTTACATAAGTTGAGATGACAACATGCATTGCTTGCCAAATATACACTTATGGTTgatcatttgaaaaaaattaggCACTTCAGAAGAAAAAATCATACGTATGGAAaggtaataaaaagaaaagatatttACTAACTTTTTTGCAAGCTATTCAACAGCAAAGTGCGAAGCTATTCAACGGCTCCATTGAGCAACAAGTGAAAAACAAAATAAACAACACATAGTTATCTCCCATACAATAAAGAATTACGAAAAAACAAACTGTGGTACTATGCTGCATCATCATTGCCCAAACAAAATGAAATCACAAAGAAAAAACATTTCAACTGATGGTCAACTGAAATTACCTCTGGTTTCTTGTCCTCAGGGTCAGGGATGTACTCCTTGTCATCCCAATCTTCAGGCTGTTACACAGCACAATCAGATCGAATAGCTCTATTATGCAATCAAATCACAAAATCCAAAAAATCCAAAATGGATAATGATTTGCTATCACAGGATGCATTACCTTCTTGGCATCAGGATCCTTAATTTGCTTTGGAGGAAGAATATCCCAGTCACTATATAAGCTACCAGTTTGCTTCTCATTGTTATCAACTAGGATGCTGTATGTGGCATCAGGGCGAATAATGAAAGTGTAAACATGAGTTAGCTGGTCAGTCTcacatgaaacatctttcttgatCAAGTGGTTCTTTCCGTCACGTGAGAAGATAGCATGAACCTTTTTGGTGCTGTACCCACAGATATCAGGCCCAAACATAATACTGCAATTTCCAAAAGCAGACTTTAAGTTGGACTACCAACAAGGAAAAGAGGTAAGAAGGGTCCAATGTCAATTACTACACAGAG
Protein-coding regions in this window:
- the LOC135674717 gene encoding uncharacterized protein LOC135674717, with amino-acid sequence MSWSTRFLTAVAFLAVGVVFAPDVLGSGRESPAGAITAVKLCHLLAFATAWGAALWVTFIGGIIMFKNLPRHQFGNLQSKMFPAYFTVVSVCAAVSVAAFAYLHPWRSASSIDKYQLGFLLSALGFDLSNLIVFTPMTIETMKKRHKVERDLSIGEEIGWSKNMEVAKTNPQLAAMNKKFGMIHGLSSLANIMAFGSLAMHSWYLAGKIQL
- the LOC135674718 gene encoding calreticulin-like yields the protein MAIRRRPPLSLALAVLLAVASIASAEVYFEERFGDGWENRWVKSDWKKEENMAGDWNHTSGKWTGDSEDKGIQTAEDYRFYAISAEFPEFSNKEKTVVLQFSVKHEQKLDCGGGYIKLLSGDIDQKKFGGDTPYSIMFGPDICGYSTKKVHAIFSRDGKNHLIKKDVSCETDQLTHVYTFIIRPDATYSILVDNNEKQTGSLYSDWDILPPKQIKDPDAKKPEDWDDKEYIPDPEDKKPEGYDDIPKEIPDPDAKKPEDWDDEEDGEWTSPTIPNPEYKGPWKQKKIKNPNYKGKWKAPMIDNPDFKDDPYIYVYPNLRYVGIELWQVKSGSLFDNILVCDDPEYAKKFAEETWAKLKDAEKAAFDEAEKKKLEEETKNDESDGDEEDADDAEDADSKSDSDTEEDKETSHDEL